A single genomic interval of Acidobacteriota bacterium harbors:
- a CDS encoding glycosyltransferase family 2 protein, with protein sequence MNAPFLSIVVPIHNESASIPELFVELAAALRVWGRPYEVLAIDDGSTDDSFERLVAVQQAESRVRVVRFRRNFGQTAAFAAGFALARGQVVVTCDGDLQNDPHDIPALVAMVEQGADIACGWRQDRKDRFFSRRIPSMAASWIISRVTGVELHDYGCSLKAFRAEVVKPLRLYGGMHRLLPAIASENGAAIVERVVNHRRRRFGRSKYGLTRIFPVVLDLITVKYFLKHPGRPIRMFGAIGLASGSLGLLMLGWLGWLAAVNGQSVGHRGALLVGVMLVLAGVQFVMMGLLAETQARTYYESQDKPTYVISEIREDLS encoded by the coding sequence GTGAACGCGCCCTTCCTCTCCATTGTCGTGCCCATTCACAATGAATCGGCCAGCATTCCAGAGCTGTTCGTGGAACTGGCGGCCGCGCTGCGGGTGTGGGGACGCCCGTACGAGGTGCTGGCGATCGACGACGGGAGCACCGATGACAGCTTCGAGAGGCTGGTCGCGGTCCAGCAGGCTGAGTCGCGCGTGCGCGTCGTGCGGTTCCGTCGCAATTTCGGCCAGACGGCGGCTTTTGCGGCAGGCTTTGCGCTGGCGCGCGGACAGGTCGTCGTGACGTGCGACGGCGATCTGCAGAACGATCCGCACGATATCCCGGCGCTGGTCGCGATGGTCGAGCAAGGTGCCGATATCGCCTGCGGCTGGCGTCAGGATCGCAAGGATCGCTTCTTCTCGCGCCGGATTCCGTCGATGGCGGCCAGTTGGATCATCTCGCGGGTGACCGGTGTCGAGCTCCACGACTACGGCTGTTCACTGAAGGCGTTCCGGGCGGAGGTTGTCAAGCCGCTGAGGCTCTACGGCGGCATGCATCGCCTGCTGCCGGCGATCGCGTCGGAGAACGGTGCCGCGATTGTCGAACGAGTCGTCAACCACCGTCGGCGGCGGTTCGGCCGGTCCAAGTATGGTCTCACCCGCATCTTCCCGGTCGTCCTCGATCTGATCACGGTGAAGTACTTCCTCAAGCATCCGGGCAGACCGATCAGGATGTTCGGCGCGATCGGGCTGGCCTCGGGGAGTCTCGGTCTGCTGATGCTGGGCTGGCTCGGCTGGCTGGCGGCGGTCAACGGGCAGTCGGTCGGGCATCGCGGTGCGCTGCTGGTTGGCGTGATGCTGGTGTTAGCTGGCGTCCAGTTTGTGATGATGGGTCTGCTGGCGGAGACACAGGCGCGGACCTACTACGAATCGCAGGACAAGCCCACCTACGTGATTAGCGAGATCAGGGAAGATCTGTCCTAG
- a CDS encoding lysylphosphatidylglycerol synthase transmembrane domain-containing protein translates to MIDTPDNPPPSVTRRILILLGKIVVSVGLMALLLAKTDLTSLWSHFRSASLPWLGAALALYLVMILISAWRWHLLLNAQQLVIDRAWLVDSYLVATFFNNFLPSNIGGDVVRIRDTSGHTGSTTIATTVVLMDRGIGLLGLFLVAAVGASMEAAVGGHAPVWASLLWLAFGVASAIGCAVVFLPKGVGRLLTPLRVIHQEWVGERINRLIGTLERFRTQPRALLMCFSGAIMVQAVLVGFYVAVARSMGIDVPIVDLAVIVPVSFVIQMVPVSLNGLGVREATFRLYFAQIGLSAASALALSLMGAALVMLFSLSGALAYLLRGSKRSLR, encoded by the coding sequence ATGATCGACACGCCAGACAACCCGCCGCCCAGCGTCACCCGTCGGATCCTGATCCTGCTCGGCAAGATCGTCGTGAGCGTTGGGCTGATGGCGCTGCTGCTGGCGAAGACGGATCTCACCAGTCTGTGGAGCCACTTCCGCAGCGCGTCGCTGCCATGGCTCGGCGCGGCTCTGGCGTTGTACCTGGTGATGATTCTCATCAGCGCGTGGCGCTGGCACCTGCTGCTCAACGCCCAGCAACTGGTCATCGACCGCGCCTGGCTCGTCGATTCGTACCTGGTTGCCACCTTCTTCAACAATTTCCTGCCGAGCAACATCGGGGGCGACGTCGTGCGCATTCGCGACACGTCCGGTCACACCGGGTCCACGACGATCGCCACCACCGTCGTGCTCATGGACAGGGGCATCGGCCTTCTGGGGCTGTTTCTCGTGGCCGCGGTCGGGGCGTCCATGGAGGCCGCAGTCGGCGGGCACGCTCCCGTCTGGGCGTCGCTGCTGTGGCTGGCATTTGGCGTGGCGTCGGCGATTGGCTGTGCCGTGGTGTTCCTGCCGAAAGGGGTCGGCAGGTTACTCACTCCGCTCCGGGTGATTCATCAGGAATGGGTTGGCGAGCGCATCAACCGGCTGATCGGAACACTCGAACGCTTCCGGACTCAGCCGCGTGCGCTCCTGATGTGCTTCAGCGGCGCGATCATGGTTCAGGCTGTTCTGGTGGGGTTCTATGTTGCCGTCGCCAGAAGCATGGGAATCGACGTGCCGATCGTCGACCTGGCGGTGATCGTGCCGGTGTCGTTCGTCATTCAGATGGTGCCGGTCTCGCTGAACGGCCTCGGGGTCCGCGAGGCGACCTTCAGACTCTACTTTGCCCAGATCGGATTGTCAGCCGCCTCCGCGCTCGCGCTGTCGCTGATGGGCGCGGCTCTGGTGATGCTCTTCTCGCTCTCGGGCGCCCTCGCCTACCTGCTGCGCGGCTCGAAGCGGTCGCTTCGCTAG
- the ccsA gene encoding cytochrome c biogenesis protein CcsA, with product MAKAYTPLIVLAMILFAIAPLFVASAPSEQTMGLIQRVFYYHVPSAMMLFLSAFVCGIASAVFLFKRSAAADRLAVAAGELTVVFGLIVLVTGPMWARKAWGVWWQWDARLTSALLLWMIFVAYLLVRRYGGAGSEKLSAAMAIFGMANVPFVYVSVNFWRTIHPTTNVVMTLGPGMRGTFWLCVGSFLLLYALLLRLRKNLEDQRATIERLYLALDE from the coding sequence ATGGCCAAAGCGTATACGCCGCTGATTGTGCTCGCGATGATCCTGTTCGCGATCGCGCCGCTCTTTGTCGCCTCCGCACCGTCCGAACAGACGATGGGTCTGATCCAGCGGGTGTTCTACTACCACGTGCCATCGGCGATGATGCTGTTTCTCTCGGCGTTTGTCTGCGGCATCGCGAGCGCCGTCTTTCTGTTCAAACGGTCGGCGGCGGCGGACCGGCTCGCGGTGGCCGCGGGAGAGCTGACGGTCGTGTTCGGGTTGATCGTGCTGGTGACCGGGCCGATGTGGGCGCGAAAAGCGTGGGGCGTCTGGTGGCAGTGGGATGCCCGGCTGACCTCAGCGTTGCTGTTGTGGATGATCTTCGTGGCGTATCTGCTGGTGCGGCGGTACGGCGGCGCCGGATCGGAGAAGCTGTCGGCGGCCATGGCCATCTTCGGCATGGCCAACGTCCCGTTCGTGTACGTGTCGGTCAATTTCTGGCGGACGATTCATCCGACGACCAATGTGGTGATGACACTTGGGCCCGGGATGCGGGGAACATTCTGGTTGTGCGTGGGGTCGTTCCTGCTGCTTTATGCGCTGCTGTTGAGGTTGCGGAAGAACCTCGAGGATCAGCGGGCAACCATCGAACGGCTCTATCTGGCGCTGGATGAGTAG
- a CDS encoding ABC transporter ATP-binding protein, translating to MTFDFDRLVVEDVSRNFGRRRALSHINLTCHAGEIVGLLGPNGAGKSTLLAIVSTLLAASSGDVRYGTATARAMGPALRARLGLLGHDLYLYPELTARENLEFFTRLYGCPNVTAVVGDALGRAGLGERADDLVSGFSRGMRQRLALERALLHDPRLLLLDEPFTGLDDASGQALVARLRGLREDGRIVLIATHDLDLAEGLFDRVAVLRDGRLLVVDESSTSLRERYRGAIAAARQ from the coding sequence GTGACGTTCGACTTCGATCGTCTGGTCGTCGAAGACGTCTCGCGCAACTTCGGCCGTCGCCGCGCGTTGAGTCATATCAACCTGACGTGCCACGCCGGAGAGATTGTCGGCCTGCTGGGGCCGAATGGCGCCGGCAAATCCACGCTGCTTGCGATTGTCTCGACGCTGCTGGCCGCGTCTTCGGGGGACGTCCGCTACGGCACGGCGACGGCACGGGCTATGGGGCCCGCGCTGCGCGCCCGGCTGGGGCTGCTGGGCCACGACCTGTATCTGTACCCCGAACTCACCGCTCGCGAGAATCTCGAGTTCTTCACCCGGCTGTACGGCTGCCCAAATGTGACGGCCGTCGTCGGCGACGCACTCGGGCGCGCGGGGCTCGGAGAGCGCGCCGACGACCTCGTGTCGGGGTTCTCGAGGGGAATGCGGCAGCGGCTCGCGCTGGAGCGGGCGCTGCTGCATGATCCCCGCTTGCTGCTGCTCGATGAACCGTTTACCGGCCTCGACGATGCCTCTGGACAGGCCCTTGTCGCACGTCTGCGCGGCCTGCGCGAAGACGGCCGCATCGTGCTGATCGCGACGCACGATCTCGATCTGGCAGAAGGCCTCTTCGACCGGGTCGCCGTGCTGCGCGACGGCCGGCTGCTGGTGGTCGACGAATCGTCAACGAGTCTGCGGGAGCGCTATCGCGGCGCGATCGCGGCGGCACGGCAATGA
- a CDS encoding shikimate kinase translates to MRADKLYLVGFMGAGKSSVAREVGRRLGWKVEDVDDRIQVHERRTIREIFTESGEAHFRMIERLVVRDLLPLRHAVVATGGGTFVDADNRAAIMADGAVIWLDVPLQVMIDRIPIDGSRPLAPSRMQLEQLYLLRLPAYAQAHVRLDGARQSVGELADAIIEWLGE, encoded by the coding sequence GTGAGAGCTGACAAGCTGTATCTGGTCGGGTTCATGGGTGCAGGCAAGTCGTCAGTTGCCCGCGAGGTGGGGCGGAGGCTTGGCTGGAAGGTTGAAGACGTCGACGATCGCATCCAAGTGCACGAGCGACGCACGATTCGGGAGATCTTCACTGAGAGTGGTGAGGCGCATTTTCGGATGATCGAGCGCCTGGTCGTCCGCGACTTGCTGCCACTGCGCCACGCCGTGGTCGCCACCGGCGGCGGCACGTTCGTCGACGCGGACAACCGCGCGGCCATCATGGCGGACGGAGCGGTGATCTGGCTGGACGTGCCGCTTCAAGTCATGATCGATCGCATCCCCATCGACGGAAGCCGCCCGCTGGCCCCCAGCCGGATGCAGTTGGAACAGCTCTATTTGTTGCGCCTCCCCGCCTACGCGCAGGCACACGTCAGGCTGGACGGTGCGCGACAGTCAGTCGGAGAACTGGCGGATGCCATCATCGAATGGCTGGGGGAGTAA
- a CDS encoding metallophosphoesterase family protein, whose translation MRYLVLADIHANLPALEAVLADGERRGFDQMLLLGDLVGYGAQPNDVLDRLANAPVAAAIRGNHDRVAAGLDGGEEFNPIAKQCAEWTQNALTQAHVAFVRSLPQGPVNATDWIEICHGTPYDEDAYVLDTLDALNALRATGQPLCLFGHTHAPLAFLHAGGGLNYRQTRHGFVLPVVPGWNYLVNVGSVGQPRDGDPRAAYGIVDDEKKEVSFFRVPYDVAAAQRAIRDAELPDALAKRLALGR comes from the coding sequence ATGCGATACCTGGTGCTGGCTGATATTCACGCGAATCTCCCCGCTCTCGAGGCGGTGCTGGCCGACGGCGAGCGCCGGGGCTTTGATCAGATGCTGCTGCTCGGTGATCTGGTCGGGTACGGGGCGCAGCCCAACGACGTGCTCGACCGGCTGGCCAACGCTCCCGTTGCGGCCGCGATTCGTGGCAACCACGACAGGGTCGCAGCCGGGCTGGATGGCGGTGAGGAGTTCAACCCCATTGCGAAACAATGTGCCGAATGGACGCAAAACGCGCTGACGCAGGCCCACGTGGCGTTTGTCCGAAGCCTGCCACAGGGCCCGGTGAACGCCACCGACTGGATTGAGATCTGCCACGGCACGCCGTACGACGAGGACGCCTACGTGCTCGACACGCTGGATGCCCTGAACGCGCTGCGGGCGACGGGACAGCCGCTCTGCCTGTTCGGCCACACTCACGCGCCGCTGGCCTTCCTGCATGCTGGAGGTGGCCTGAACTACCGTCAAACGCGGCACGGATTTGTCTTGCCGGTGGTACCGGGGTGGAACTACCTGGTAAATGTCGGCTCGGTGGGACAACCCCGGGACGGGGACCCGAGAGCCGCCTACGGCATCGTCGATGATGAGAAGAAGGAAGTGAGTTTCTTCAGGGTTCCGTACGACGTTGCGGCGGCCCAGCGCGCCATTCGCGATGCGGAATTGCCAGATGCCCTTGCCAAGCGCCTCGCCCTGGGCCGATAA
- the aroA gene encoding 3-phosphoshikimate 1-carboxyvinyltransferase, whose translation MTAGHSITVRPARGVSGVVRVPGDKSISHRALILSALAAGRSEIVNLAPGDDCRATIDCLRRLGVRFSAAASPGEGDVRLWQVDGVGLAGFRPAPDGLDAQNSGTTARMMMGVLAASAFRTRISGDASLQRRPMQRVVEPLALMGARIDTSDGRLPATVTGAPLRGIDYSTPVSSAQVKSAILLAGLSADGVTTVREPSPTRDHTERAFGTFGVAVESGPGWVAITGGQRPSAARISVPGDPSSAAFWAVAAAALPGSSIDIRDVGLNPTRIGFLQILQRFGAIVSVTELPETDAEPRGTIRVAHRALGAVVVEPGEVPGLIDELPALAALATYGGRLTVTGAAELRVKESDRIAALARGLRSMGADVEEAPDGFHIDGASRLRGGAVDAAGDHRLAMAFAIAALGATGPTTIAGADAVSVSYPGFFDVLEGMCT comes from the coding sequence GTGACTGCTGGCCATTCCATCACCGTCAGGCCCGCACGCGGCGTCAGCGGCGTCGTCCGGGTGCCGGGTGACAAGTCAATCTCCCATCGAGCCCTGATTCTCAGCGCCCTCGCCGCGGGCCGCTCGGAGATTGTGAACCTCGCGCCTGGCGATGACTGTCGCGCCACGATCGACTGCTTGCGGCGCCTGGGTGTCCGCTTCTCAGCCGCCGCCTCGCCCGGCGAGGGCGATGTTCGCCTGTGGCAGGTTGACGGCGTCGGCCTGGCCGGATTCCGGCCGGCGCCCGATGGCCTCGACGCGCAGAATTCCGGTACGACCGCGCGCATGATGATGGGGGTCCTGGCGGCAAGTGCGTTCCGCACGCGCATCTCGGGAGACGCCTCGCTCCAGCGCCGGCCCATGCAACGAGTCGTCGAGCCGCTGGCGCTGATGGGCGCGCGCATCGACACCAGCGATGGACGACTGCCCGCCACGGTCACGGGTGCTCCGCTCCGTGGCATCGACTACTCGACACCGGTCTCCAGTGCGCAGGTCAAGAGCGCGATCCTGCTGGCCGGGCTGTCGGCTGACGGCGTCACCACCGTCCGTGAGCCGAGTCCGACCCGCGACCACACCGAGCGGGCCTTCGGCACATTTGGCGTGGCTGTTGAGTCCGGCCCCGGCTGGGTGGCCATCACAGGAGGTCAGCGGCCCTCGGCCGCGAGAATCAGTGTCCCCGGCGATCCCTCCTCTGCGGCGTTCTGGGCGGTGGCCGCGGCGGCGCTACCAGGGTCCTCGATAGACATCCGGGATGTCGGCCTCAATCCCACGCGGATCGGATTCCTCCAGATCCTCCAACGGTTCGGTGCCATCGTGTCCGTGACGGAGTTGCCGGAGACCGACGCGGAACCGAGAGGCACGATTCGTGTGGCGCATCGCGCGCTGGGTGCGGTGGTGGTGGAGCCGGGAGAAGTTCCCGGCCTCATCGACGAACTTCCGGCGCTTGCGGCACTCGCGACCTACGGTGGCCGCCTGACGGTGACCGGCGCAGCCGAGCTGCGCGTCAAGGAGAGCGACCGGATCGCGGCGCTGGCGCGCGGTCTTCGGTCGATGGGTGCTGACGTGGAAGAGGCCCCCGACGGATTCCACATCGACGGCGCCTCACGGCTCCGGGGCGGAGCGGTCGATGCGGCGGGCGATCACCGGCTGGCGATGGCCTTCGCCATTGCCGCGCTGGGCGCGACCGGACCGACTACGATTGCCGGCGCCGACGCCGTCTCGGTCTCGTACCCTGGGTTCTTCGATGTGCTCGAGGGCATGTGCACGTGA
- a CDS encoding ATP-binding protein → MTLPATGSTVRLRFNSAFEMLDLVQLVSDRIARLLEFEDDALVWMEVAVRESVINAIKHGNRSDPRKQVFVEFTTRPEIEPEELVVSIRDQGEGFNPDALPDPLAPENLLKSSGRGIFFMRSFMDDVRIEPAREGGMEVRLTKKLPGRG, encoded by the coding sequence ATGACACTGCCTGCAACGGGATCCACGGTCCGGTTGCGCTTCAATAGCGCCTTTGAGATGCTCGACCTGGTCCAGCTGGTCAGCGACAGGATCGCCCGTCTGCTGGAGTTCGAAGATGATGCCCTCGTGTGGATGGAAGTGGCCGTGCGCGAGTCCGTCATCAATGCCATCAAGCACGGCAATCGGAGCGATCCCCGGAAACAGGTGTTTGTCGAGTTTACAACACGCCCGGAGATTGAGCCGGAGGAGTTGGTGGTATCGATTCGCGACCAGGGCGAGGGCTTCAATCCCGATGCGTTGCCCGACCCGCTCGCGCCGGAGAATCTCCTGAAATCGAGCGGTCGCGGCATCTTCTTCATGCGCAGTTTCATGGACGATGTACGCATCGAACCGGCGCGTGAGGGCGGCATGGAAGTGCGCCTCACCAAGAAACTGCCCGGACGCGGCTGA
- a CDS encoding heme exporter protein CcmB, with translation MKQFLRVAWIVMRKDLTVEVRSREILYTTVFFAASCVLVFAFALVREGRPMEDAAAGILWIAIAFAGTLALGRTFERERQTETLRALMLAPSDRPAIYVGKLLGILMLLAVVEMVLVPLVALLFNASFGASPLWLVALLAAGTLGFASVGTLFAAMLVRARSRDVLLPVLLYPITIPIIIAGVLGTVALLQPVPDEPMARFWLALLVFFDAVFVTLALWTFEPLMTE, from the coding sequence ATGAAGCAGTTTCTGCGAGTCGCCTGGATCGTGATGCGGAAGGACCTCACCGTCGAGGTGCGAAGCCGCGAGATTCTCTACACCACCGTGTTCTTCGCGGCGTCGTGCGTCCTGGTGTTCGCCTTCGCGCTCGTGCGGGAAGGCCGTCCCATGGAGGATGCGGCCGCAGGCATCCTGTGGATTGCCATCGCGTTTGCCGGCACGCTGGCCCTGGGACGCACATTTGAGCGGGAGCGGCAGACCGAGACCTTGCGCGCCCTGATGCTGGCGCCTTCCGATCGGCCCGCCATCTACGTCGGCAAGTTACTTGGCATCCTGATGTTGCTCGCTGTGGTCGAGATGGTGCTGGTTCCCCTGGTGGCGCTCCTGTTCAACGCCTCCTTCGGCGCCAGTCCGTTGTGGCTGGTGGCGCTGCTGGCGGCCGGTACCCTGGGCTTTGCGTCGGTGGGAACCCTGTTTGCTGCGATGCTGGTTCGGGCGCGCAGCCGGGACGTGCTGCTCCCCGTCCTCTTGTATCCGATCACGATTCCCATCATTATCGCTGGGGTACTGGGGACGGTCGCGTTGCTTCAGCCGGTCCCGGATGAGCCGATGGCGCGGTTCTGGCTGGCGCTGCTCGTGTTTTTCGACGCCGTCTTCGTCACCCTGGCGTTGTGGACGTTCGAACCGCTCATGACGGAGTAG
- a CDS encoding inositol monophosphatase family protein, whose protein sequence is MKGAIDLVTEVDIEVEQMCRRVLGERFPSHAVLAEEEGGHPAATAGTSEYCWIFDPIDGTTNYAHGLPIFCASLALEIRGRVDVAAVYDPTRRELFTAQRGVGAFLNGSRMAVSTPERLLDSVLVTGFPYDIHQNPGDVLGLFGAFVTRARAVRRLGSAALDLCYVAAGRLDGFWEANLHPWDVAAGALLVEEAGGQVRGMDGTPFDARARHVAAAGPALLPRMLEVIADFQAGRSLIRTS, encoded by the coding sequence ATGAAAGGCGCAATCGACCTGGTGACCGAGGTCGACATCGAGGTCGAGCAGATGTGCCGGAGGGTGCTGGGAGAGCGGTTTCCTTCCCACGCCGTCCTCGCTGAGGAAGAGGGCGGACATCCCGCTGCCACGGCGGGGACGAGCGAATACTGCTGGATCTTCGACCCCATCGACGGCACGACCAATTACGCGCACGGGTTGCCGATCTTCTGTGCCTCACTCGCACTGGAGATCCGCGGACGCGTCGACGTGGCTGCCGTCTACGATCCGACGCGGCGCGAGTTGTTTACGGCGCAACGGGGGGTGGGGGCGTTTCTGAACGGATCGCGGATGGCGGTGTCGACGCCCGAACGCCTGCTGGATTCGGTCCTGGTCACGGGGTTTCCCTACGATATCCATCAGAATCCCGGCGATGTCCTGGGCCTGTTCGGCGCCTTCGTCACGCGAGCGCGCGCGGTGCGACGGCTCGGGTCGGCGGCGCTCGACCTGTGCTACGTCGCCGCCGGCCGCCTCGATGGCTTCTGGGAGGCGAATCTCCATCCGTGGGACGTGGCCGCCGGCGCCCTGCTCGTCGAGGAGGCGGGCGGGCAGGTGCGGGGCATGGACGGAACGCCATTTGACGCTCGTGCCCGGCACGTGGCGGCTGCCGGTCCAGCCCTGCTGCCGCGGATGCTCGAGGTCATCGCCGATTTCCAGGCCGGGCGTTCACTAATCCGGACGTCCTGA
- the ccmD gene encoding heme exporter protein CcmD, producing the protein MKRRVTTTMVLTVVTALLMVGTAGALCAASQPPPGTPGRGEFVPITTLPPVEQLPAAPFLIGAYVVVWLVLLVYVWSIWRRMKKMERELADLQRRVQSR; encoded by the coding sequence ATGAAGCGACGTGTGACGACGACCATGGTCTTGACGGTTGTGACCGCTCTCTTGATGGTGGGGACCGCGGGCGCCCTGTGTGCGGCAAGCCAGCCCCCGCCGGGCACCCCAGGCCGGGGCGAGTTTGTGCCTATCACCACCCTGCCGCCGGTCGAGCAGTTGCCCGCCGCGCCGTTCCTGATCGGGGCGTACGTGGTTGTCTGGCTGGTACTGCTCGTCTACGTGTGGTCCATCTGGCGGCGCATGAAGAAGATGGAGCGCGAACTGGCTGACCTGCAACGGCGAGTGCAGTCGCGGTAG